Proteins from a genomic interval of Pseudomonas asplenii:
- a CDS encoding helix-turn-helix domain-containing protein: MPCETPLTDESPRRSVEGASPARLRFAQKFKQARQAAGLTQADVMSRSGVQRTTLSDIEQGKHNVTIDMMDRLANAVGYPLAELL; the protein is encoded by the coding sequence ATGCCCTGCGAAACTCCCCTCACCGATGAATCCCCACGCCGTTCGGTCGAAGGTGCTTCCCCTGCCCGCCTGCGGTTCGCCCAGAAATTCAAGCAGGCCCGCCAAGCCGCCGGTTTGACCCAGGCGGACGTGATGAGCCGCAGCGGCGTACAGCGCACCACGCTCTCGGACATCGAGCAAGGCAAGCACAACGTCACCATCGACATGATGGACCGCCTGGCGAACGCGGTGGGCTACCCGCTGGCCGAACTGCTCTAA
- a CDS encoding alginate export family protein — MSRRPSHSVYAWALAVLWPLGVSSGHAAEPAERPVLKTNRWQEDWSVLQNPALKTAPLDDLKYIPLSADDPASYLSFGATLRERFELNDANGFGIGGRSRDSWLIQRLQAHADLHLNEHWRVFTQLEDARAFGKDSIGGADQNHLDLRLAFAEYVDQTADHTFKARVGRQDFAFDLQRFISSRDGPNVRQSFDAVWGDWETENWRFIGLASHPVQYLDEQHFDDKSNSDVAFHMLRVERLLDGKNELSAYYGLYEERDARFLDAQGDEHRNLFDVRLGGASGPYDWDVEAMVQSGSVGAKDIRAWGGGSRLGYTWQTTPWKPRLGLQLDAASGDRHPGDGTLNTFNPLFPNGYYFSLAGYTGYSNLIHVKPSITFKPVTDLSIQTAVGLLWRQTTEDAVYTQPNLPVAGTAGHGGRWTGYYDQLRMDYAFNRNLSGAIEAVHYEVGQALRDAGGDDSNYLGVELKFMW; from the coding sequence ATGAGCCGACGCCCTTCGCATAGCGTCTATGCCTGGGCTCTGGCCGTGCTGTGGCCGCTGGGAGTTTCCAGCGGCCATGCCGCCGAACCCGCCGAACGTCCGGTACTGAAAACCAACCGCTGGCAGGAAGACTGGTCAGTGTTGCAGAACCCGGCCCTGAAAACCGCCCCGCTCGATGACCTCAAGTACATCCCCTTGTCTGCAGACGATCCGGCCAGCTACCTGTCGTTCGGGGCGACCTTGCGTGAACGTTTCGAACTCAACGATGCCAACGGCTTCGGCATCGGTGGGCGCTCGCGCGACTCCTGGTTGATCCAGCGCCTGCAGGCGCATGCCGACTTGCACCTGAACGAGCACTGGCGCGTCTTCACCCAACTGGAAGACGCCCGCGCCTTCGGCAAGGACAGCATTGGCGGCGCCGACCAGAACCACCTCGACCTGCGCCTGGCGTTCGCCGAGTACGTCGACCAGACCGCCGACCACACCTTCAAGGCCCGGGTCGGCCGCCAGGATTTTGCCTTCGACCTGCAGCGCTTCATCTCCTCGCGCGACGGCCCGAACGTGCGCCAGTCGTTCGATGCCGTGTGGGGCGATTGGGAAACCGAGAACTGGCGCTTCATCGGCCTGGCCAGCCATCCGGTGCAATACCTGGACGAACAGCATTTTGACGACAAGTCCAACTCGGACGTGGCGTTCCACATGCTCCGGGTCGAACGGCTGCTCGACGGCAAGAACGAGCTGTCCGCCTACTACGGTCTTTATGAGGAACGTGATGCACGCTTCCTCGACGCCCAGGGCGACGAGCATCGCAACCTCTTCGATGTACGCCTCGGTGGTGCGTCAGGCCCTTACGACTGGGATGTGGAAGCCATGGTCCAGAGCGGCTCGGTCGGCGCCAAGGACATTCGTGCCTGGGGTGGCGGCAGTCGGCTGGGCTACACGTGGCAAACGACGCCGTGGAAACCGCGCCTGGGCCTGCAACTCGATGCTGCTTCGGGTGACCGGCATCCTGGCGACGGCACGCTGAACACCTTCAACCCGCTGTTCCCGAACGGCTACTATTTTTCGCTGGCGGGCTATACCGGCTACAGCAACCTGATTCACGTCAAACCGTCGATCACCTTCAAGCCGGTCACCGACCTGTCGATCCAGACGGCGGTCGGCCTGCTCTGGCGCCAGACCACCGAGGATGCCGTCTACACCCAGCCGAACCTGCCGGTGGCCGGCACGGCCGGGCATGGCGGTCGCTGGACCGGTTACTACGATCAGCTACGGATGGATTATGCGTTCAACCGCAACCTGTCGGGAGCCATCGAGGCGGTCCATTACGAAGTCGGCCAGGCCCTGCGCGATGCGGGCGGGGATGACAGCAATTATCTGGGGGTTGAGCTGAAGTTCATGTGGTAG